Proteins encoded by one window of Salvia splendens isolate huo1 chromosome 5, SspV2, whole genome shotgun sequence:
- the LOC121803163 gene encoding E3 ubiquitin-protein ligase RNF144A-like, which produces MTSIMAIFDEALSLTDHYTYADEAFQIQKALHASLSPPQSQNHPSSSSSSQTIFCEICTEEKPPSNMLDCRHSFCAACVSKHVEYKLRDNVIAISCPAPGCASAIQPHALRPHLAAEVVERWEEAVAESAIHASQRVRCPHAGCEEVMVNEGGDEVAECECPWCHRLFCARCGVTWHQGLECGEFRRKGEKEKLRRLAKENKWKKCPSCKVFVDKTEGCIHITCRCKFEFCYVCGENWNDAHWNTCQE; this is translated from the exons ATGACTTCAATCATGGCCATCTTCGACGAAGCCCTCTCTCTGACCGACCACTACACCTACGCCGACGAAGCCTTCCAAATCCAGAAAGCCCTCcacgcctctctctctcccccccaatcccaaaaccatccatcttcctcctcttcctcccaAACAATCTTCTGCGAGATCTGCACCGAAGAGAAGCCACCCTCCAACATGCTCGACTGCCGCCACTCCTTCTGCGCCGCCTGCGTGTCGAAGCACGTCGAATACAAGCTCCGCGACAACGTCATCGCCATCTCCTGCCCCGCCCCCGGCTGCGCAAGCGCCATCCAGCCCCACGCGCTGCGGCCCCACCTCGCGGCCGAGGTTGTGGAGCGGTGGGAGGAGGCGGTGGCGGAGTCGGCCATCCACGCGTCGCAGAGGGTGCGGTGCCCTCACGCCGGGTGCGAGGAGGTCATGGTGAACGAGGGCGGGGATGAGGTGGCGGAGTGCGAGTGCCCGTGGTGCCATCGGCTGTTCTGTGCGAGGTGTGGGGTGACGTGGCATCAGGGTTTGGAGTGTGGGGAGTTTAGGAGAAAGGGAGAGAAGGAGAAGCTGAGGAGGCTGGCGAAGGAGAATAAGTGGAAGAAGTGCCCGAGTTGTAAGGTGTTTGTGGACAAGACGGAAGGGTGTATTCATATCACCTGCAG GTGTAAATTTGAGTTCTGCTATGTATGTGGAGAGAACTGGAACGATGCACACTGGAACACTTGCCAAGAATAG